In the genome of Pseudobdellovibrionaceae bacterium, one region contains:
- a CDS encoding TIGR02147 family protein, with translation MTTNPTPLAFPHLANYVNYRDFLADFLNYKRSQKIGLRKYSYSDFAAAANLKSPQYLKLVIENKRNLSDDGIEKFSKALGFSKKDSEHFSCLVKYNQATAPKERYHFLQKLSLHRSEHVQELKSPHWLKVIVYSICDGMGGAYSLNDLQKLLKNRCKIQDLQNCLDEMVEEKTLQIIHSSSPETHLYQKTEGQNPLSNDIPLEIIKQIQSDLLFLGLESLFIDDPSQRDLGSFSIALTQKEFEMVKFEIRKFRKNLLKDLLILREKDHGDRVYQVQFQVFPVTEKTPRKQAKKNATPEVNKELPAL, from the coding sequence GCAAATTACGTCAACTACCGCGACTTTTTAGCCGATTTTCTAAACTACAAACGTTCGCAAAAGATCGGACTTAGAAAATACAGCTATTCCGACTTTGCCGCCGCCGCCAATTTGAAAAGTCCACAGTATTTAAAGCTTGTCATTGAAAATAAACGTAACCTTTCTGACGATGGGATCGAAAAATTCTCTAAAGCTCTTGGGTTTTCTAAAAAAGATTCCGAGCATTTTTCCTGTTTAGTCAAATACAACCAAGCCACAGCCCCCAAAGAGCGTTATCACTTTTTACAAAAACTTTCTCTGCATAGATCTGAACATGTGCAAGAGCTCAAATCTCCGCACTGGCTTAAGGTTATTGTATATTCCATTTGTGATGGCATGGGTGGAGCTTACTCACTTAATGACCTACAAAAGTTATTAAAGAATCGTTGTAAGATCCAAGATTTACAAAATTGTTTGGATGAAATGGTCGAAGAAAAAACTCTACAGATCATCCATAGCAGCTCACCTGAAACCCATCTTTATCAAAAGACCGAAGGACAAAATCCACTCTCTAATGATATCCCGTTAGAGATCATTAAACAGATTCAATCTGATTTGTTATTCTTAGGTTTAGAATCTCTATTTATTGATGATCCGAGCCAACGCGATCTGGGTAGCTTTTCTATCGCACTGACACAGAAAGAGTTTGAAATGGTAAAATTTGAAATCCGAAAATTTCGCAAGAACCTTCTCAAAGACCTTTTGATTTTAAGAGAGAAAGACCATGGGGATCGTGTGTATCAAGTGCAGTTTCAAGTCTTCCCCGTCACCGAGAAGACTCCTCGCAAACAAGCCAAAAAAAATGCCACACCAGAAGTAAATAAAGAGCTTCCTGCCCTATAA